A portion of the Solea senegalensis isolate Sse05_10M unplaced genomic scaffold, IFAPA_SoseM_1 scf7180000016237, whole genome shotgun sequence genome contains these proteins:
- the LOC122762930 gene encoding acylphosphatase-2-like isoform X4 — MSDSDSAGRKLLSVDFEIFGHVQGVCFRMYTESEGLRRGLVGWVKNTCSGTVVGQVQGPAEKVEDMKVWLSKEGSPSSRITRASFTNQRNIDKLELSGFKTRF, encoded by the exons ATGTCTGACAGTGACTCAGCAGGAAGAAAACTGCTGTCAGTGGACTTTGAAATCTTCGGTCACGTTCAGG GCGTTTGCTTCAGAATG TACACAGAGAGTGAGGGGCTGCGTCGCGGCCTGGTCGGCTGGGTGAAGAACACCTGCAGTGGGACGGTGGTGGGTCAAGTTCAAGGTCCAGCCGAGAAGGTGGAGGACAT GAAGGTGTGGCTCAGTAAAGAAGGAAGTCCGTCCAGTCGTATCACCAGAGCTTCCTTCACCAACCAGAGAAACATCGACAAACTGGAACTGTCGGGGTTTAAAACTCGTTTCTGA